A stretch of Allostreptomyces psammosilenae DNA encodes these proteins:
- a CDS encoding FtsK/SpoIIIE domain-containing protein — MQIRLTVVGGSGRAADVLVTAPAGTTIGAVATALAEAASGSPETAGATARVPAARRGGAHTPPTLHHDDLPLPPQAPLGLPPLLDGAVLTLEPSGDAARSRDRASAAPTVHAAPDGRYAGDGQYAGDGQYAADGEYSPDGRYTEAARSGQASGGSAAHAATATGTAVREPAPREPRPRPHAASALGRPGGHLAELHVLSGPDAGGIHLLGSGEVTIGRSVDADVPLDDPDVSRMHAALRLPGPGRGAGPAGPGGPVVRDLGSTNGTTVNGRPVGAEPVPLPGRALLRVGESLLALVPPGRYPVAPVHPDGAGHLRFSLRRGAAAAEHDAGRGEDADRGEDADRGEDAEDPAGGWPGGPDGQVAAGAAGAAAGRHGVPPRWEADRGEVDQEGTGRGETGRWGTAPSDAGRHADAGPMGGGHGHEPWAPAQPSHPPRPSGSPQGPHAPRPPEQSPAADREPDPARGRGRRPRSGPARIARDLLSRSGLVRRPAGRDADGADASASDTRVVRPGPFPDAAGPFPEAAPAPFPPAGRPGPVPRGPQGAPGATSPVGPYGEAAAAPPGARPTPPPVAPRPDAPPAPPSGPARSPEVANSPAAPHAAEVLLTALGPGPTLWRRGADPDDALRLRLGTADPAGAPPVAPAAGPGGGPIAGAPAGTGHGAAAGRGGDGRGTERTAPRPVTVPLARAGSLGIHGQRPRLVALARSVLAQCATWYSPEDLQLVVVCPRPDDAADWAWTRWLPHLRPADGQDCRLLLATDARQAAARLEELLQRLAEGRPARRRRTVVLVDATARELAAVPLADEPPADGAEAAAGGHRDTGGRTAWRAAPAGGPSLADALRRLVAHGPAAGIHPVLLAPSAAELAARCGAVAAVHGEVGTQLELIAAPETARPAAPGASGGTGGASCPGGTGGAGAVAGPGGPRASAGAASPALAAADAEDVWGLADGPEPARPGGEHIAVDAVSAAWAERLARALAPLRPGEPAASPGQALPESVRLLDVLGLELVTPAKLSARWSATPGGAEDDTPAGAGGGADAPTPRAVATLGRSADGPCAVDLVADGPHLLVGGAPRSGKTEVLRAVVASLAAGERPDRLSFVLLDASGIRRAAAGAGRTGTIPAQAARGDVRAGTPRSHHADAPAGASLPGQRRSSAPRPATDPRREPASGLAACTDLPHVTTYLDAADPLRVASAARALLDELRRRRQAALRAATPDRPTGPHGAARPAGPVVPPPRPRPDAVTPPAATPGPDAAGAGTAAGTDAAGTAPATPAGREGAGQAPPPRLVVVVDDVDALTTAPADADARQAADALLHALGRVAEHGGAVGVHLVAATARPADAAGRALLGAAGLRIALRAEDPADSEALIHRPDAAALSDAHPGRGYLRRADGRVEAFQAGRVGGRIPRTATERPTVLPLPWRRLGEPAARRPVRELGNGPTDLALLASAVQRAAETLDADPAPPLL; from the coding sequence ATGCAGATCCGGTTGACGGTGGTCGGCGGGTCCGGACGCGCGGCCGACGTGCTCGTCACCGCGCCGGCCGGCACCACGATCGGCGCGGTGGCCACCGCGCTCGCCGAGGCCGCCAGCGGATCGCCCGAGACGGCCGGCGCCACGGCCCGCGTGCCCGCCGCACGCCGCGGCGGCGCCCACACCCCGCCGACGCTCCACCACGACGACCTGCCGCTGCCCCCTCAGGCCCCGCTCGGTCTGCCCCCGCTGCTGGACGGGGCCGTGCTCACGCTGGAGCCGTCCGGCGACGCCGCCCGCTCCCGCGACCGCGCCTCCGCCGCGCCGACCGTCCACGCCGCCCCGGACGGCCGGTACGCCGGGGACGGCCAGTACGCCGGGGACGGCCAGTACGCCGCCGATGGCGAGTACTCCCCGGACGGCCGGTACACCGAGGCGGCTCGGTCCGGGCAGGCCTCCGGCGGTTCGGCCGCCCACGCGGCCACGGCCACCGGCACCGCCGTCCGGGAGCCGGCCCCCCGGGAGCCGCGGCCCCGCCCCCACGCGGCGTCCGCGCTCGGCCGCCCCGGTGGTCACCTGGCGGAGTTGCACGTCCTCTCCGGCCCCGACGCCGGCGGCATCCACCTGCTCGGATCCGGGGAGGTGACCATCGGCCGGTCGGTCGACGCCGACGTGCCGCTGGACGATCCGGACGTCTCCCGGATGCACGCGGCCCTCCGGCTCCCCGGACCGGGCCGAGGGGCCGGGCCGGCGGGGCCCGGCGGCCCGGTGGTGCGCGACCTCGGCTCCACCAACGGCACGACGGTGAACGGCCGGCCGGTCGGCGCCGAGCCGGTGCCGCTGCCGGGGCGGGCCCTGCTGCGGGTCGGCGAGTCGCTGCTCGCCCTGGTCCCGCCGGGGCGCTACCCGGTGGCGCCGGTGCACCCCGACGGCGCCGGCCACCTGCGGTTCTCCCTCCGGCGGGGCGCCGCGGCGGCCGAGCACGACGCCGGCCGTGGGGAAGACGCGGACCGCGGGGAGGACGCGGACCGCGGGGAGGACGCGGAGGACCCGGCCGGCGGGTGGCCCGGCGGCCCGGACGGCCAGGTCGCCGCCGGCGCCGCCGGCGCAGCCGCCGGCCGCCACGGCGTGCCGCCCCGATGGGAGGCGGACCGGGGAGAGGTGGACCAGGAGGGGACGGGCCGGGGGGAGACGGGCCGGTGGGGCACGGCCCCCTCGGATGCGGGCCGGCACGCCGACGCCGGGCCGATGGGGGGCGGTCACGGCCACGAGCCGTGGGCCCCCGCCCAGCCGTCCCACCCACCGCGGCCCTCCGGCTCGCCGCAGGGGCCGCACGCGCCGCGGCCGCCCGAGCAGTCCCCGGCGGCCGACCGTGAGCCGGACCCGGCGCGGGGGCGCGGCCGGCGTCCCCGGAGCGGGCCGGCGCGGATCGCCCGGGACCTGCTCTCCCGCAGCGGCCTGGTCCGACGCCCCGCCGGACGGGACGCCGACGGCGCCGACGCCTCCGCCTCGGACACCCGGGTGGTCCGACCGGGCCCGTTCCCGGACGCCGCCGGCCCGTTCCCGGAGGCCGCCCCCGCCCCGTTCCCGCCGGCCGGTCGGCCGGGGCCCGTGCCCCGGGGACCGCAGGGGGCGCCCGGGGCGACGTCGCCGGTCGGGCCGTACGGCGAGGCCGCCGCCGCCCCGCCGGGGGCACGCCCCACGCCGCCGCCCGTCGCCCCGCGTCCCGACGCGCCGCCGGCGCCGCCGAGCGGCCCGGCCAGGTCGCCGGAGGTGGCGAACTCCCCCGCCGCCCCGCACGCCGCGGAGGTGCTGCTGACCGCGCTCGGCCCGGGCCCCACGCTGTGGCGGCGCGGGGCCGATCCGGACGACGCGCTCCGCCTCCGGCTGGGCACTGCCGACCCGGCCGGCGCCCCGCCGGTCGCCCCCGCCGCCGGCCCCGGTGGCGGGCCGATCGCCGGCGCGCCGGCCGGTACGGGGCACGGCGCCGCGGCCGGGCGGGGCGGGGACGGTCGGGGCACCGAGCGGACGGCCCCCCGGCCGGTGACCGTCCCGCTGGCCCGGGCGGGCTCGCTGGGCATCCACGGCCAGCGCCCCCGGCTGGTGGCGCTGGCGCGCTCGGTCCTCGCCCAGTGCGCCACCTGGTACTCGCCGGAGGACCTCCAGCTGGTGGTGGTGTGTCCCCGGCCGGACGACGCCGCGGACTGGGCCTGGACCCGCTGGCTGCCGCACCTGCGACCGGCCGACGGCCAGGACTGCCGGCTGCTGCTGGCCACCGACGCCCGCCAGGCCGCCGCCCGGCTGGAGGAACTGCTGCAGCGCCTGGCCGAGGGGCGCCCGGCGCGGCGCCGGCGCACCGTCGTCCTGGTCGACGCCACGGCGCGGGAGCTCGCCGCGGTGCCGCTGGCCGACGAGCCCCCGGCCGACGGGGCGGAGGCGGCGGCCGGAGGCCACCGCGACACGGGCGGCCGGACGGCCTGGCGGGCCGCCCCGGCGGGCGGCCCGAGCCTGGCAGACGCGCTCCGCCGGCTCGTGGCGCACGGGCCGGCCGCCGGCATCCACCCCGTGCTGCTCGCCCCCTCCGCCGCTGAGCTGGCCGCGCGGTGCGGTGCCGTGGCCGCCGTGCACGGCGAGGTGGGCACCCAGCTGGAGCTGATCGCCGCCCCGGAGACGGCGCGGCCGGCGGCTCCCGGGGCCTCCGGCGGCACGGGCGGCGCGAGCTGCCCCGGCGGCACGGGCGGCGCGGGCGCCGTCGCAGGTCCCGGAGGCCCGCGGGCCTCGGCCGGCGCCGCCTCCCCCGCGCTCGCCGCGGCGGACGCCGAGGACGTCTGGGGCCTGGCGGACGGGCCCGAACCGGCTCGGCCGGGCGGCGAGCACATCGCGGTGGACGCCGTCTCCGCGGCCTGGGCGGAGCGGCTGGCCCGCGCGCTCGCGCCGCTGCGCCCCGGCGAGCCGGCCGCCTCCCCCGGCCAGGCGCTGCCGGAGTCCGTCCGCCTGCTCGACGTCCTCGGGCTGGAGCTGGTCACCCCCGCCAAGCTGTCCGCCCGGTGGTCGGCCACCCCGGGCGGGGCGGAGGACGACACGCCGGCCGGGGCGGGGGGCGGCGCCGACGCGCCGACGCCCCGGGCGGTGGCGACGCTCGGGCGGTCGGCGGACGGGCCCTGCGCCGTCGACCTGGTCGCGGACGGGCCGCACCTGCTGGTGGGTGGCGCGCCGCGATCGGGCAAGACCGAGGTGCTGCGGGCGGTGGTGGCCTCGCTGGCGGCCGGTGAGCGGCCGGACCGGCTGTCCTTCGTGCTGCTGGACGCCTCCGGGATACGCCGGGCCGCCGCGGGGGCCGGCCGGACCGGGACGATCCCGGCCCAGGCGGCCCGGGGCGACGTACGGGCGGGGACGCCCCGATCGCACCACGCCGACGCCCCGGCGGGGGCGAGCCTGCCCGGGCAGCGCCGCTCCTCCGCGCCGCGACCGGCCACCGATCCGCGCCGGGAGCCGGCCTCGGGACTCGCCGCCTGCACCGACCTGCCGCACGTGACGACCTACCTGGACGCGGCCGACCCGCTGCGGGTCGCCTCCGCCGCCCGGGCGCTCCTGGACGAGCTGCGCCGGCGCCGGCAGGCCGCGCTGCGGGCGGCCACCCCCGACCGGCCGACCGGCCCGCACGGCGCCGCCCGTCCCGCGGGGCCCGTCGTGCCGCCGCCCCGGCCGCGGCCCGACGCCGTCACACCGCCGGCGGCCACCCCGGGGCCGGACGCCGCCGGTGCGGGCACCGCCGCCGGGACGGACGCGGCCGGCACGGCCCCCGCCACGCCGGCCGGCCGGGAGGGGGCGGGGCAGGCGCCGCCGCCCCGACTGGTGGTGGTCGTGGACGACGTCGACGCGCTCACCACGGCGCCGGCGGACGCGGACGCCCGGCAGGCCGCCGACGCGCTGCTGCACGCCCTGGGACGGGTGGCCGAGCACGGCGGCGCGGTGGGCGTGCACCTGGTCGCGGCCACCGCCCGCCCGGCCGACGCCGCCGGCCGGGCGCTCCTCGGGGCGGCCGGGCTGCGGATCGCCCTGCGTGCCGAGGACCCCGCCGACTCCGAGGCGCTGATCCACCGGCCGGACGCGGCGGCGCTCTCCGACGCCCACCCCGGGCGGGGCTATCTGCGCCGGGCCGACGGCCGGGTGGAGGCGTTCCAGGCCGGCCGGGTGGGCGGGCGGATCCCGCGCACGGCCACCGAGCGGCCCACCGTGCTGCCGCTGCCCTGGCGGCGCCTGGGCGAGCCGGCGGCCCGCCGCCCGGTGCGGGAGCTGGGCAACGGCCCGACCGACCTCGCGTTGCTGGCCAGCGCCGTGCAGCGGGCCGCCGAGACGCTCGACGCCGACCCCGCCCCGCCGCTCCTCTGA
- a CDS encoding serine/threonine-protein kinase, with protein sequence MRPVGSKYLLQETLGRGATGTVWRAEVRDGGEAVAIKVLREELANDPDVVMRFLRERSVLLRLTHPNIVRVRDLVVEGDLLALVMDLVEGPDLHRYLRGSGPMSPVGGALLTAQIADALAASHADGVVHRDLKPANVLLAVGGGPDSVMRPMLTDFGIARLADSPGITRAHEFVGTPAYVAPETAEGREQTSAVDVYAAGIVLHELLTGQPPFTGDGPMTILHRHLTEEPRRPATVPDPLWTVIERCLRKRPEERPDAVSLARALRVVADGLAATASPEQIEAAAAVGALLVPVTAPVVVPGTGVGGDPGDHGVPGSQDPTMVAPTTPPDGATRVYSGSAGLDGDPFRERGGPVAAGSEDRTQVMPAGAHPAGPGGPSGSPAADQNAPHPWQTQLDAARHRAEQTEVYPWVEGETPDAGRGPGPGGYPGAHPGAHPGPAGPPRGVPGPPQGAQPSAPYGPAPGAPDHPGGGYPGGYPDGGGYPGAGHPQAAPGDRAGYGYPPQAPVPGSDRRPRRARQDYPPAPPPAPVPAPAPAPVPAPQPERRPEPRPRREPAEPVEPRRQRAPRQRMRLGCAGGCLRSLLVMAVIVVLVWWLTPVPEWIATGIDWWNDFTSWVSDVWRNIQEFLGLVEEVQGNVDDLQQQVDDLQQNLPTDLPELPQDLPQTG encoded by the coding sequence TTGCGGCCGGTCGGCAGCAAGTATCTGCTTCAGGAGACGCTCGGGCGCGGCGCCACGGGAACGGTGTGGCGGGCGGAGGTCCGTGACGGCGGCGAGGCCGTCGCCATCAAGGTGCTGCGCGAGGAACTCGCCAACGACCCCGACGTGGTGATGCGCTTCCTGCGGGAGCGCTCGGTGCTGCTCCGGCTCACCCACCCCAACATCGTCCGGGTGCGCGACCTGGTGGTCGAGGGCGACTTGCTCGCCCTGGTCATGGACCTGGTGGAGGGCCCGGACCTGCACCGCTACCTGCGCGGCAGCGGCCCGATGAGCCCGGTCGGCGGCGCCCTGCTCACCGCCCAGATCGCCGACGCGCTGGCCGCCAGCCACGCCGACGGCGTGGTGCACCGCGACCTGAAACCGGCCAACGTGCTGCTGGCGGTCGGCGGCGGGCCGGACTCGGTGATGCGTCCGATGCTCACCGACTTCGGCATCGCCCGGCTGGCCGACTCACCGGGGATCACCCGGGCGCACGAGTTCGTGGGCACCCCCGCCTACGTGGCCCCCGAGACGGCGGAGGGGCGCGAGCAGACGTCCGCCGTGGACGTCTACGCCGCCGGCATCGTGCTGCACGAACTGCTCACCGGCCAGCCGCCGTTCACCGGCGACGGCCCGATGACCATCCTGCACCGCCACCTCACCGAGGAGCCGCGCCGCCCGGCCACCGTGCCCGACCCGCTGTGGACGGTCATCGAGCGCTGCCTGCGCAAGCGCCCGGAGGAGCGCCCGGACGCGGTCAGCCTGGCCCGCGCGCTGCGCGTCGTCGCGGACGGCCTGGCGGCGACCGCCAGCCCGGAGCAGATCGAGGCGGCGGCGGCCGTGGGCGCCCTGCTGGTGCCGGTGACCGCCCCGGTGGTGGTGCCCGGCACGGGCGTCGGCGGCGACCCCGGCGACCACGGGGTGCCCGGCTCGCAGGACCCGACCATGGTGGCCCCGACCACCCCGCCGGACGGCGCCACCCGGGTCTACTCGGGCTCCGCCGGCCTCGACGGGGACCCCTTCCGGGAGCGCGGCGGTCCCGTCGCCGCCGGCTCGGAGGACCGCACGCAGGTGATGCCCGCCGGCGCCCACCCCGCCGGTCCGGGCGGCCCCAGCGGCTCCCCGGCCGCCGACCAGAACGCGCCGCACCCGTGGCAGACCCAGCTGGACGCCGCCCGCCACCGGGCGGAGCAGACCGAGGTGTACCCGTGGGTCGAGGGCGAGACGCCCGACGCCGGACGCGGCCCGGGCCCCGGCGGCTACCCCGGCGCCCACCCCGGCGCCCACCCCGGCCCGGCCGGCCCGCCGCGCGGCGTCCCCGGCCCCCCACAGGGCGCCCAGCCGTCCGCCCCCTACGGCCCCGCGCCCGGCGCGCCCGACCACCCGGGCGGCGGCTACCCCGGCGGCTACCCGGACGGCGGCGGTTACCCCGGCGCCGGCCACCCGCAGGCCGCGCCGGGAGACCGAGCCGGCTACGGCTACCCCCCGCAGGCACCCGTGCCCGGCTCCGACCGCCGCCCCCGCCGCGCCCGGCAGGACTACCCGCCGGCCCCGCCGCCCGCCCCCGTCCCGGCCCCCGCCCCCGCACCCGTGCCGGCTCCGCAGCCGGAACGCCGCCCGGAGCCGCGCCCGCGCCGGGAACCGGCGGAGCCCGTCGAGCCGCGCCGGCAGCGTGCCCCCCGCCAGCGGATGCGACTCGGCTGCGCCGGCGGCTGCCTCCGCTCGCTGCTGGTGATGGCGGTGATCGTGGTGCTGGTGTGGTGGCTGACGCCCGTGCCGGAGTGGATCGCCACCGGCATCGACTGGTGGAACGACTTCACCTCCTGGGTGTCCGACGTCTGGCGGAACATCCAGGAGTTCCTGGGGCTGGTCGAGGAGGTCCAGGGCAACGTGGACGACCTCCAGCAGCAGGTCGACGACCTCCAGCAGAACCTGCCCACGGACCTGCCAGAGCTGCCGCAGGACCTCCCGCAGACCGGCTGA
- a CDS encoding alpha/beta fold hydrolase gives MAEFVLVAGAWLGAWAWGEVVPELRAAGHGAHPLTLSGLAERRGVPAGQQTHVRDVVGEVERRDLREVVLVGHSYAGIPVGQAAERIGDRLARVVFVDSDVPVDGESFASGWSEEGRAALRASFAEHGGFWAPPTAAGYSGQGLTDGQVARIVDGATPHPGATLTEPAVLAGPLDALPATYVKCLLDGPEPSDVVAGLLTSERWRLVEMDTGHWPMFSRPRELARILLDAAAG, from the coding sequence ATGGCGGAATTCGTGCTGGTGGCGGGGGCGTGGCTCGGGGCGTGGGCGTGGGGGGAGGTGGTGCCGGAGCTGCGGGCGGCCGGCCACGGCGCCCATCCGCTGACGCTGTCCGGCCTGGCCGAGCGGCGGGGAGTGCCGGCGGGGCAGCAGACCCATGTCCGGGACGTCGTCGGGGAGGTCGAGCGGAGGGATCTGCGCGAGGTCGTGCTGGTCGGGCACAGCTACGCGGGCATCCCGGTCGGGCAGGCCGCGGAGCGGATCGGCGATCGGCTGGCCAGGGTGGTGTTCGTCGACTCCGATGTTCCGGTGGACGGCGAGTCGTTCGCCTCCGGCTGGTCGGAGGAGGGCAGGGCGGCGCTGCGGGCCTCGTTCGCCGAGCACGGGGGCTTCTGGGCGCCGCCGACCGCGGCGGGGTACTCGGGCCAGGGGCTGACCGACGGGCAGGTCGCGCGGATCGTGGACGGCGCGACGCCGCACCCGGGCGCCACGCTGACCGAGCCGGCCGTGCTGGCCGGCCCGCTCGACGCGCTTCCGGCGACGTACGTCAAGTGCCTGCTGGACGGCCCCGAGCCGAGCGACGTGGTGGCCGGGCTGCTGACCAGCGAGCGCTGGCGGCTGGTGGAGATGGACACCGGGCACTGGCCGATGTTCTCCCGGCCGCGCGAACTGGCCCGGATCCTGCTGGACGCGGCCGCGGGGTGA
- a CDS encoding DUF6571 family protein, with the protein MTAMNHRQLLEADVAKLEAAAAAWGRVAEGVRSLDERMEAEVIGPMTTGGWTGEAQGYAHDRLRQQDEQLTAACTEATAIEDTLRWAAEEIGRLRTEMEAVVSDVAAAGLTLESNGDITWNVPPEAWRQDPEQAERTNQEFAASAGALRAEMDRILGDAAAVDDEAATKLREHSAGQDGVSFNASAIGDRQALAELRRALELTGRGAELSPEEFEELNSLLEGNADDPAFATALMNQLGPQGLLNYYSLMGSAQWGQTTDDPEYIEWYSNMHDLQQNLGALLAAATNTEGVPHVDAAWVTDLTLLGDDQFDVLEPTGTEWPNRPYGYQILSNLMRTGEYDPAFLLPVAEGMTAFEAGDPTAWQPGRGDGGFSGAIILNFSGDSDDWGYDPMTGLMTALSNSPQAATAFFADETPIALRDGGEATNLEYFLSQRQYPQDVRSMWDEQEGVSEFPARDAFGNALQAATTGYPPGVSPENGGYLRTEQTAAIMDRVVDLVADDATRVHPETSDSFAEMGRAYIDQFNNVLASESGGTPLTSDVPMAMSQGQANGYLNAVASYPDGFATLQQAQDVYATWALDQTMANLGTSEYGDEPALRVADTHGLVQGILADGRIEQERVDLKLADQEFNEAIQRRQDLVSGGVELVIGAAETAVPVARNPLIRDVVVPAVTEGISGAVDSLISDGFNSQMRDSSAEAEAYRMEYFESSEVFSTNAVDALRSMHQESGVEQPADFYDLLARTASGAYRDAADVSGGYGFTHRGQDEIDAGG; encoded by the coding sequence GTGACCGCGATGAACCACCGGCAACTGCTGGAGGCGGACGTCGCCAAACTGGAGGCCGCGGCCGCGGCATGGGGCCGGGTCGCCGAAGGCGTGCGCTCCCTGGACGAGCGCATGGAGGCCGAGGTCATCGGACCGATGACGACCGGTGGTTGGACCGGTGAGGCGCAGGGCTACGCCCACGACCGGCTCCGGCAGCAGGACGAGCAGCTGACCGCGGCGTGCACCGAGGCAACCGCGATCGAGGACACCCTGCGGTGGGCGGCCGAGGAGATCGGCCGCCTGCGGACCGAGATGGAGGCCGTGGTGTCGGACGTCGCGGCGGCTGGGCTGACCCTGGAGAGCAACGGGGACATCACCTGGAACGTTCCGCCGGAGGCGTGGAGGCAGGACCCCGAACAGGCGGAGCGGACCAACCAGGAGTTCGCCGCGTCGGCGGGCGCCCTCCGGGCGGAGATGGACCGCATCCTCGGTGACGCCGCCGCCGTCGACGACGAGGCCGCGACCAAGCTGCGGGAACACAGCGCGGGTCAGGACGGCGTGAGCTTCAACGCCTCGGCGATCGGAGACCGTCAGGCGCTGGCCGAGCTACGGCGAGCCCTCGAGCTGACCGGCAGGGGCGCGGAACTCAGCCCGGAGGAGTTCGAGGAACTGAACTCGCTGCTGGAGGGAAACGCGGATGATCCCGCCTTCGCCACGGCCCTGATGAACCAATTGGGACCTCAGGGGCTGCTCAACTACTACAGCCTCATGGGCAGCGCCCAGTGGGGGCAGACCACCGACGATCCGGAGTACATCGAGTGGTACTCCAACATGCACGATCTCCAGCAGAACCTGGGCGCGCTGCTGGCCGCCGCCACGAACACCGAGGGCGTCCCGCATGTCGACGCGGCGTGGGTCACCGACCTCACCCTCCTCGGGGATGATCAGTTCGACGTCCTGGAACCCACCGGCACGGAGTGGCCCAACCGGCCGTACGGCTACCAGATCCTGTCCAACCTGATGCGGACCGGAGAGTACGACCCGGCCTTCCTGCTCCCGGTGGCGGAAGGAATGACGGCGTTCGAGGCCGGCGACCCCACGGCATGGCAGCCCGGGCGGGGCGACGGCGGTTTCAGCGGTGCCATCATTCTCAACTTCAGCGGTGACAGCGACGACTGGGGTTACGACCCGATGACCGGCCTGATGACGGCACTGTCCAACTCCCCCCAGGCCGCCACCGCGTTCTTCGCCGACGAGACCCCGATCGCGCTGCGGGACGGCGGGGAGGCCACCAACCTCGAGTACTTCCTGTCCCAACGGCAGTATCCGCAGGACGTGCGGTCGATGTGGGACGAGCAGGAGGGGGTCTCCGAGTTCCCGGCACGGGACGCCTTCGGTAACGCCCTCCAGGCGGCCACCACGGGCTACCCGCCAGGTGTCAGCCCGGAGAACGGGGGCTACCTGCGAACAGAACAGACGGCCGCGATCATGGATCGGGTGGTCGATCTGGTGGCGGACGATGCGACCCGTGTGCATCCGGAGACGAGCGACAGTTTCGCCGAGATGGGGCGGGCCTACATCGACCAGTTCAACAACGTGCTGGCGAGCGAATCCGGTGGGACGCCGCTCACGTCCGACGTGCCGATGGCGATGTCGCAGGGGCAGGCGAACGGATACCTCAACGCCGTCGCCAGCTACCCGGACGGCTTCGCCACCCTGCAACAGGCCCAGGACGTGTACGCCACCTGGGCGCTCGACCAGACGATGGCGAACCTGGGCACCTCCGAGTACGGCGACGAACCGGCCCTTCGTGTTGCCGACACGCACGGGCTCGTACAGGGAATTCTGGCTGATGGTCGTATCGAGCAGGAACGCGTTGACCTGAAACTCGCCGACCAGGAGTTCAACGAGGCAATCCAGCGGCGGCAGGATCTTGTCTCCGGTGGTGTGGAGCTGGTCATCGGCGCTGCGGAGACCGCCGTGCCCGTTGCGCGAAACCCACTGATCAGGGATGTTGTCGTCCCTGCCGTGACGGAGGGGATCAGCGGTGCCGTGGACTCCTTGATCTCGGACGGATTCAACAGTCAGATGCGAGATTCTTCTGCAGAAGCAGAGGCCTACCGGATGGAGTACTTCGAGTCCTCGGAAGTGTTCTCGACGAATGCCGTCGACGCGCTGCGGAGCATGCATCAAGAGAGTGGCGTCGAACAACCGGCGGACTTCTATGATCTACTCGCCCGTACGGCGAGTGGCGCGTACCGGGATGCTGCGGATGTCAGCGGCGGCTACGGTTTCACGCATCGCGGTCAGGATGAAATTGACGCGGGAGGGTGA
- the prfB gene encoding peptide chain release factor 2, translated as MAVEPSEELKSLETTMQSIEAVLDLDRLRADIAELNERAAAPDLWDDPDRAQQVTSKLSNLQNDLRRVEALRGRIDDLAVLFELAESEDDADTRAEAEQELASVRRAVEEMEVRTLLSGEYDAREALVNIRAEAGGVDAADFAEMLLRMYLRWAERHGYPSEVYETSYAEEAGIKSATFTVKVPYAYGTLSVEQGTHRLVRISPFDNQGRRQTSFAGVEVLPVVEQSDHVDIDESELRIDVYRSSGPGGQGVNTTDSAVRITHLPTGIVVSCQNERSQIQNKATAMGVLQAKLLERKRQEEQARMDALKGDGGSSWGNQMRSYVLHPYQMVKDLRTDHEVGNPQAVLDGDIDGFIEAGIRWRKQREQV; from the coding sequence GTGGCAGTAGAACCCTCTGAAGAGCTGAAGTCCCTCGAAACGACGATGCAGTCGATCGAGGCCGTCCTCGACCTGGACAGGTTGCGGGCCGACATCGCCGAATTGAACGAGCGAGCCGCCGCCCCCGACCTGTGGGACGATCCCGACCGCGCACAGCAGGTCACCTCCAAGCTGTCCAACCTCCAGAACGACCTCCGCCGGGTCGAGGCGCTGCGCGGGCGCATCGACGACCTCGCGGTGCTGTTCGAGCTGGCCGAGTCCGAGGACGACGCCGACACCCGCGCCGAGGCCGAGCAGGAGCTCGCGTCCGTCCGCCGCGCGGTGGAGGAGATGGAGGTCCGCACCCTCCTGTCCGGCGAGTACGACGCCCGCGAGGCCCTGGTGAACATCCGCGCGGAGGCCGGTGGTGTGGACGCCGCCGACTTCGCGGAGATGCTGCTCCGCATGTACCTGCGGTGGGCGGAGCGCCACGGGTACCCGTCGGAGGTCTACGAGACCTCCTACGCGGAGGAGGCCGGCATCAAGTCCGCGACCTTCACCGTGAAGGTGCCCTACGCCTACGGCACGCTCTCCGTCGAGCAGGGCACCCACCGGCTGGTGCGCATCTCGCCCTTCGACAACCAGGGGCGTCGGCAGACGTCCTTCGCCGGCGTCGAGGTGCTGCCGGTGGTCGAGCAGAGCGACCACGTCGACATCGACGAGTCCGAACTGCGCATCGACGTCTACCGGTCCTCGGGCCCGGGTGGTCAGGGCGTGAACACCACCGACTCGGCGGTCCGGATCACCCACCTGCCGACCGGCATCGTGGTGTCCTGCCAGAACGAGCGTTCGCAGATCCAGAACAAGGCCACCGCCATGGGCGTCCTCCAGGCCAAGCTGCTGGAGCGCAAGCGCCAGGAGGAGCAGGCCAGGATGGACGCCCTGAAGGGCGACGGCGGCAGCTCCTGGGGCAACCAGATGCGCTCCTACGTGCTGCACCCGTACCAGATGGTCAAGGACCTGCGCACCGACCACGAGGTGGGCAACCCGCAGGCCGTGCTGGACGGCGACATCGACGGTTTCATCGAGGCCGGCATCCGCTGGCGCAAGCAGCGCGAGCAGGTCTGA